One part of the Mariniflexile litorale genome encodes these proteins:
- a CDS encoding L-rhamnose/proton symporter RhaT, producing MSTPNSLIGTLLHAVGGISAASCYLPSTKTKGWSWNTFWLAQSIFAWLIVPLILALLTVPNFFSIIADAPSKPFWMALFLGGIYGFGGMSFGKAINHIGYSLTYTIAIGISAVVGTIMPLMVFGGLGDFFTKPGGSIVLLGMLLSIVGVVICGWAGFKKEKDLAKEKLNKAGFNMMLGLGLTIIAGVLSGVFNLSLEYGQPIADMAAENGAGQFEGNAKLVVSTLGCFIVNFIWYIVVGFKQKTIIEFLPNKNENRETKSNLLRNWLLSSLTGSLWCLQFFFYGLGHVKMGAYQFASWVLHMSMLIFFSYIVGVIMKEWKNVKKETYVILLVGLVVLIVSFCVTSYGSY from the coding sequence ATGAGTACACCAAATTCTTTAATAGGAACGCTTCTTCATGCAGTAGGAGGTATTTCAGCAGCAAGTTGTTATTTACCTAGCACCAAAACAAAGGGGTGGTCGTGGAATACGTTTTGGTTAGCACAGTCTATTTTTGCATGGTTAATAGTGCCTTTAATATTAGCATTGTTAACGGTGCCAAACTTCTTTTCTATTATAGCAGATGCTCCATCAAAACCTTTTTGGATGGCTCTTTTTTTAGGCGGTATTTATGGCTTTGGAGGGATGTCTTTTGGTAAAGCTATAAATCACATAGGCTATTCTTTAACCTATACGATTGCTATTGGTATTTCAGCCGTAGTGGGTACTATCATGCCGCTAATGGTTTTTGGTGGTTTGGGAGATTTCTTTACGAAACCAGGAGGTAGTATTGTGCTTTTAGGGATGCTATTATCTATCGTAGGCGTTGTTATTTGTGGATGGGCTGGCTTTAAAAAAGAAAAGGATCTGGCAAAAGAAAAGCTAAATAAAGCAGGGTTTAATATGATGTTGGGTTTGGGGTTAACCATTATTGCTGGAGTCCTATCAGGAGTGTTTAATTTATCATTAGAATACGGACAGCCTATTGCAGATATGGCAGCCGAAAATGGTGCTGGACAATTTGAAGGAAATGCGAAACTCGTAGTGTCTACTTTAGGATGTTTTATTGTAAATTTTATATGGTATATCGTTGTTGGTTTTAAACAAAAAACGATAATAGAATTTTTGCCTAATAAAAACGAAAATAGAGAAACTAAAAGCAACCTTCTTAGAAACTGGTTATTGTCTTCTCTAACAGGCTCGTTATGGTGTTTGCAATTTTTCTTTTACGGATTGGGGCATGTAAAAATGGGAGCGTATCAGTTTGCTAGCTGGGTATTACACATGTCTATGCTTATTTTCTTTAGTTACATAGTAGGTGTGATTATGAAAGAATGGAAAAATGTTAAAAAAGAAACCTATGTTATTCTACTTGTTGGATTGGTTGTGTTAATTGTGTCGTTTTGTGTTACGAGCTACGGGAGTTATTAA
- a CDS encoding extracellular solute-binding protein, with amino-acid sequence MDKIRIAVRKFEPFETTLKKLWDAFSVENNLNMEAEMIPLELHDLYEETLTKKGLQNGDWDIAHINTDWIFDAVNSKAVENLSPLIAQNPPQNFPEGWHESLLHLQEINNQVYGLPFHDGPECLIYRKDLFEDISEKENFKNQYGYDLQPPKTWEQFTQIAEFFNRPSDNLYGCVFANYPDGHNMVFDFCLQLWTRGGSLLHDNNQININKLEAIQALDFYRHIVNNPKTTHPKSKEFGSVEAGMAFATGEAAMAINWFGFASMCEVIEASKVKGKVDIAELPHDENQNSASLNVYWLYTIGSGSKHKNIAYDFLRFATTPQSDKLLTNEGGIGCRKSTWNDTEINKTIPYYHKLSMLHENALTLPQTPVWPKVAELIDYMVLKAIDSKIPSAQLLEETQKNIQKII; translated from the coding sequence ATGGATAAGATAAGAATCGCCGTTCGGAAATTTGAACCTTTTGAAACGACTTTAAAAAAGTTGTGGGACGCATTTAGTGTTGAAAATAATTTAAATATGGAAGCAGAAATGATTCCGTTGGAACTTCACGATTTATATGAAGAAACGCTCACTAAAAAAGGCTTGCAAAATGGCGATTGGGATATTGCTCACATAAACACCGACTGGATTTTTGATGCTGTAAATTCTAAGGCCGTTGAAAATTTATCACCATTAATTGCTCAAAATCCACCTCAAAATTTTCCAGAAGGTTGGCATGAATCATTATTGCACCTTCAAGAAATAAATAATCAAGTTTACGGCTTACCATTTCACGATGGGCCAGAATGTTTAATTTATAGAAAGGATTTATTTGAAGATATTTCAGAAAAAGAAAACTTTAAAAATCAATATGGTTACGATTTGCAACCACCAAAAACTTGGGAACAATTCACTCAAATAGCTGAATTTTTCAACAGACCAAGTGATAATCTTTACGGTTGCGTCTTTGCAAACTATCCCGATGGTCACAACATGGTATTCGATTTTTGCTTACAATTATGGACACGTGGCGGTTCGTTATTACATGACAATAATCAGATAAATATTAACAAACTAGAGGCAATTCAAGCATTGGATTTTTACAGACACATAGTAAACAATCCAAAAACAACACATCCCAAATCTAAAGAATTTGGCTCGGTAGAAGCAGGTATGGCATTCGCAACTGGAGAAGCAGCTATGGCAATAAATTGGTTTGGGTTTGCATCCATGTGCGAAGTTATTGAAGCTTCCAAAGTAAAAGGAAAGGTTGATATTGCAGAATTGCCACATGATGAAAACCAAAACTCAGCTTCGTTAAATGTCTATTGGTTATATACCATAGGTTCGGGGAGCAAACATAAAAATATAGCTTACGATTTTTTAAGATTTGCGACGACACCTCAAAGTGATAAACTGTTAACCAATGAAGGCGGTATCGGTTGTAGAAAATCTACTTGGAATGATACTGAAATCAATAAAACCATTCCGTATTATCACAAGTTAAGCATGCTTCATGAAAATGCACTAACGCTGCCACAAACTCCTGTATGGCCAAAAGTAGCTGAATTAATAGATTACATGGTACTAAAAGCTATTGATAGCAAAATACCTTCAGCTCAATTGTTAGAAGAAACTCAAAAGAACATTCAAAAAATAATATAA
- a CDS encoding MaoC/PaaZ C-terminal domain-containing protein, whose translation MYFKSTFFEDYQLNEKRVTLGRTITETDFVVHAGHTGDFFPHHMDEAWCKTQPFGQRIAHGTMIFSIGIGLTASEINPEAFSKGYDRLRFVKPVHIGDTIHSEITISDKADAKRPEMGTVTEHVEIINQKGEVVLVCDHLLLVKRKS comes from the coding sequence ATGTATTTCAAATCAACATTTTTCGAAGATTATCAATTAAACGAAAAACGAGTAACCTTAGGAAGAACCATTACCGAAACGGATTTTGTAGTGCATGCTGGACATACAGGTGATTTTTTTCCGCATCACATGGATGAAGCATGGTGTAAAACACAGCCATTCGGACAGCGTATAGCACACGGCACCATGATTTTTAGTATCGGAATTGGTCTAACAGCATCAGAAATAAACCCAGAAGCCTTTTCAAAAGGTTACGACCGTTTGCGTTTTGTAAAACCAGTGCATATTGGTGATACGATTCATTCAGAAATTACCATTTCAGATAAAGCAGATGCAAAAAGACCAGAAATGGGTACGGTTACTGAACATGTAGAAATCATCAATCAAAAAGGCGAAGTTGTATTGGTTTGTGATCATTTGCTTCTCGTGAAAAGAAAATCTTAA
- a CDS encoding Gfo/Idh/MocA family oxidoreductase, with the protein MTVTYKPLLPETEQPIIIIGASGIVKDAHLPAYKMAGFKVFGITNRTMSKAHDMAKAHNIPNVFKNVAEAVKHAPNNAVYDITVLPDQYIEILEQLPDGAAVLIQKPMGNDYKQAKEIVAVCERKNLVAAINFQLRFASFVSAARNMIDQGLIGDLYDLEFKVTVNTPWELFPVIKQHPRLEILFHSVHYIDCIRSFLGNPKAVMAKTWKHPLKDLSSCRSTIILDYGDTLSVKINTNHDHNFGQKHEESYIKWEGTKGAIIAKMGLLMNYPEGLPDAFEYAIAQEGKAYEWKMLNLEGSWFPEAFVGTMSNLMRFKEGSDKVLHASVQDVLNTMKVVEACYISNNNGGVEIEDLN; encoded by the coding sequence ATGACTGTTACTTACAAACCATTATTGCCAGAAACTGAGCAGCCCATTATCATTATTGGTGCTAGCGGTATTGTAAAAGATGCACATTTACCAGCTTATAAAATGGCAGGATTTAAGGTGTTTGGAATAACAAATCGTACCATGTCTAAGGCGCATGATATGGCAAAAGCGCATAACATTCCAAATGTATTTAAAAATGTTGCTGAAGCTGTAAAACATGCTCCTAATAATGCGGTTTACGATATTACCGTGTTGCCAGACCAATACATAGAAATTTTAGAACAATTACCAGATGGAGCAGCTGTGCTCATTCAAAAACCAATGGGTAATGATTATAAGCAAGCCAAAGAAATTGTTGCAGTTTGCGAACGGAAAAATTTGGTGGCAGCCATCAATTTTCAATTGCGATTTGCATCGTTTGTAAGTGCTGCAAGAAATATGATTGATCAAGGACTTATTGGTGATTTGTACGATTTAGAGTTTAAAGTTACCGTAAACACGCCTTGGGAATTATTCCCAGTAATTAAACAACACCCACGATTAGAAATCTTATTTCATAGTGTACATTATATCGATTGTATTCGCTCTTTTTTAGGTAATCCAAAAGCAGTTATGGCAAAAACGTGGAAGCATCCTTTAAAAGATTTATCCTCATGCCGTTCAACCATTATTCTAGATTATGGCGATACATTAAGTGTAAAAATAAACACCAACCACGACCATAATTTTGGACAGAAACATGAAGAAAGCTACATCAAATGGGAAGGAACCAAAGGCGCTATTATAGCAAAAATGGGTTTGCTTATGAATTACCCAGAGGGCTTACCTGATGCTTTTGAATATGCAATAGCACAAGAAGGAAAAGCCTATGAATGGAAAATGCTTAATTTAGAAGGTTCATGGTTTCCAGAAGCATTTGTCGGTACTATGTCAAACTTAATGCGTTTTAAAGAAGGTTCAGATAAAGTGTTGCATGCGAGTGTTCAAGATGTTTTAAATACCATGAAAGTGGTTGAGGCATGTTATATAAGCAATAACAACGGAGGTGTTGAAATTGAGGATTTGAATTAG
- a CDS encoding CaiB/BaiF CoA-transferase family protein: MKPLEDYLIVDFSQFLSGPSASLRLADLGARVIKIEKPGTGDICRTLYTSDLIMNGESSIFHTINRNKESFAADFKNAEDLKIIKKLLAKADVVMHNFRPDVMKRIGLSYDDVKAINPKVIYAEISGYGNHPDLKDKPGQDLLLQSMTALTWLTGNQNDGPVAMGLSIVDMLAGAHLAQGILAALYRKTVNDAGALVQVSMLESAIDFQFETITTFFNDGGELPVRTKSNNAHAYLGAPYGIYKTNNGFLALAMGSIPVLAQLLKCDALLQFSENKFGLRDKIKKVLATHLKTQNTDYWLAILEPADIWCAKVLNYQELFEEEGFKVLDFVQKVTMGDGYSYETTRCPIKIDGELFISEKGSPKLGEHNKKILKELM; the protein is encoded by the coding sequence ATGAAACCATTAGAAGATTATTTAATAGTAGATTTTAGTCAGTTTTTGTCTGGACCATCAGCGAGTTTACGTTTGGCAGATTTAGGAGCTAGAGTTATTAAAATTGAAAAACCTGGAACAGGTGATATCTGCAGAACGCTGTATACTTCCGATTTAATAATGAATGGTGAGTCGTCTATTTTTCATACCATCAATAGAAATAAAGAATCCTTTGCAGCCGATTTTAAAAATGCAGAAGATTTGAAAATCATAAAGAAATTATTGGCTAAAGCCGATGTCGTGATGCATAATTTCAGACCCGATGTTATGAAACGTATTGGTTTAAGTTATGATGATGTAAAAGCTATCAACCCAAAAGTGATATATGCTGAAATTTCAGGTTATGGCAATCATCCCGATTTAAAGGATAAACCCGGTCAAGATTTATTGTTACAATCCATGACTGCCTTAACATGGTTAACAGGCAACCAAAATGACGGTCCGGTGGCTATGGGATTATCCATTGTCGATATGTTGGCAGGTGCTCATTTGGCACAAGGTATTTTAGCGGCGTTGTATAGAAAAACAGTCAATGATGCTGGTGCTTTGGTGCAGGTGAGTATGCTAGAATCTGCTATCGATTTTCAGTTCGAAACCATCACCACGTTTTTTAACGATGGCGGCGAATTACCAGTACGAACCAAAAGCAACAATGCCCATGCGTATTTAGGCGCGCCGTACGGCATTTATAAAACCAATAATGGTTTTTTAGCCTTGGCTATGGGGTCTATTCCTGTGTTGGCACAACTTTTAAAATGTGATGCTTTATTGCAATTTTCTGAAAATAAATTTGGGTTAAGAGATAAGATTAAAAAAGTATTAGCAACACATCTTAAAACCCAAAACACAGATTATTGGCTAGCCATTTTAGAACCTGCCGATATTTGGTGTGCTAAGGTTTTAAATTATCAAGAGCTTTTTGAGGAAGAAGGATTTAAAGTTTTAGATTTTGTTCAGAAAGTCACGATGGGCGATGGGTATTCGTATGAAACAACTAGATGTCCTATAAAAATTGATGGTGAATTGTTTATTTCTGAAAAAGGTTCGCCAAAACTTGGTGAGCACAACAAGAAAATTTTAAAGGAGTTAATGTAA